The following coding sequences lie in one Pseudomonas syringae CC1557 genomic window:
- the tssC gene encoding type VI secretion system contractile sheath large subunit: MTDKQNATQQDGALVEVENFAPQSSLLDSIISESRVARSETERTRTRDLIGELVAQVLEGEMTPSKDLIAVLDARIAEIDAMLSEQMNEIMHAREFQQLEASWRGLKYQVDQTETSTTLKIHLLNASKKDLVRDLKASSEFDQSALFKKIYEEEYGTFGGAPFGMLLGDYEFNRSPEDMYLLEEISHVAAAAHAPFISAASAELFGWDSFTDMAGPRDLAKIFDTVEYAKWKSFRASEDSRYVGLTLPHVLGRLPYGPDTTPVEEFNFVESVDGRDHNKYLWMNAAYALGTRVTDAFSRYGWCVAIRGVEGGGLVEGLPTHTFKTDDGEIALKCPTEIAITDRREKELSDLGFIPLVHCKGTDYAAFFGTQSTQKQKHYNTDIANANARLSAQLQYIFATSRIAHYMKAIMRDKIGSFASRKDVELFLNKWLSSYVLLDDTASQEAKAKFPLREARAEVFEVPGKPGVYKAVTYLRPHYQLDELTASLRLVAELPQSTRG, encoded by the coding sequence ATGACCGATAAGCAAAACGCGACTCAGCAGGACGGCGCTTTGGTAGAAGTTGAGAACTTCGCCCCGCAATCCTCTTTGCTCGACAGCATCATTTCCGAAAGCCGCGTCGCGCGCTCCGAAACCGAGCGTACCCGCACTCGCGATCTGATCGGCGAACTTGTGGCGCAGGTCCTGGAAGGCGAAATGACGCCAAGCAAGGATCTGATTGCCGTGCTTGACGCGCGCATCGCTGAAATCGATGCGATGCTCTCCGAGCAAATGAACGAGATCATGCATGCCCGTGAATTCCAGCAACTGGAAGCGTCCTGGCGCGGCCTGAAATATCAGGTTGACCAGACAGAGACCAGCACCACGCTGAAGATTCATTTGCTCAACGCTTCAAAAAAAGATCTGGTTCGAGACCTCAAAGCCTCGTCCGAGTTTGACCAAAGCGCACTCTTCAAAAAGATCTACGAAGAAGAGTACGGGACCTTCGGTGGTGCGCCGTTCGGCATGTTGCTGGGTGACTACGAGTTCAACCGCAGCCCTGAAGACATGTACCTGCTGGAAGAGATCTCCCATGTTGCCGCTGCAGCCCATGCACCGTTCATTTCGGCAGCCTCGGCTGAACTGTTCGGCTGGGACTCATTCACCGACATGGCTGGTCCGCGCGATCTGGCGAAGATCTTCGACACTGTCGAGTACGCCAAATGGAAGTCCTTCCGTGCTTCCGAAGACTCCCGTTATGTAGGCCTGACTCTGCCGCACGTGCTGGGTCGCCTGCCTTACGGCCCGGATACCACGCCCGTCGAAGAATTCAACTTTGTCGAAAGCGTCGATGGCCGTGACCACAACAAATATCTGTGGATGAACGCTGCCTACGCACTGGGCACTCGCGTAACTGACGCGTTCTCCCGCTACGGCTGGTGCGTTGCGATTCGTGGTGTTGAAGGCGGTGGCTTGGTTGAAGGCTTGCCGACTCACACATTCAAGACCGATGACGGCGAAATCGCGCTGAAATGCCCGACTGAAATTGCCATCACCGATCGTCGTGAGAAAGAGCTGTCGGACCTGGGCTTCATTCCGCTGGTGCACTGCAAAGGGACTGACTATGCCGCTTTCTTTGGCACTCAGTCGACCCAGAAGCAAAAGCACTACAACACTGACATTGCCAACGCCAACGCCCGTCTCTCGGCGCAGTTGCAGTACATCTTCGCCACCTCGCGTATCGCTCACTACATGAAAGCGATCATGCGCGACAAGATTGGCAGTTTTGCTTCCCGCAAGGATGTCGAACTGTTCCTCAACAAGTGGCTGTCCAGCTATGTGTTGCTGGATGACACAGCCAGTCAGGAAGCCAAGGCCAAGTTCCCGCTACGCGAGGCGCGTGCCGAAGTGTTCGAAGTACCCGGCAAGCCTGGCGTCTACAAGGCCGTGACCTACCTGCGTCCGCATTATCAACTGGATGAACTGACGGCTTCGTTGCGTTTGGTCGCCGAATTACCCCAATCGACTCGCGGCTAA
- the tssE gene encoding type VI secretion system baseplate subunit TssE, which produces MSSQHKLLPSLLDRLLDDRPHQSMEASSERLCSLSDYKASIVRDLEILVNTRQSLVAGELEGFANLSGTILDYGMPDFTSRSVLDPQDRLLIQRQLEKAISVGARRFRSVKVQLLAQQTGQRMLTFRVDAVLRLQDISRQVSFDAVLQVNTQEYKVQNLN; this is translated from the coding sequence ATGAGTAGTCAACACAAGCTGTTGCCTTCATTGCTGGATCGATTACTCGACGATCGTCCGCATCAGTCCATGGAAGCGTCATCGGAACGCCTTTGCTCGCTGTCCGATTACAAGGCCAGCATCGTTCGTGACCTGGAGATTCTGGTGAACACTCGCCAGTCTCTGGTTGCTGGCGAGCTGGAAGGCTTTGCCAATCTGAGCGGCACCATTCTCGATTACGGCATGCCCGACTTCACCAGTAGAAGCGTGCTCGACCCGCAGGACCGTCTTTTGATCCAGCGCCAGCTGGAAAAGGCAATTTCTGTAGGAGCCCGCCGCTTCCGTAGCGTGAAAGTTCAGTTGCTTGCACAACAGACCGGCCAACGCATGCTGACTTTTCGTGTGGACGCAGTACTGCGTCTGCAGGACATTTCGCGTCAAGTTTCTTTTGACGCCGTGCTGCAGGTCAACACTCAGGAATACAAAGTGCAGAACCTCAACTGA
- the tssF gene encoding type VI secretion system baseplate subunit TssF, with amino-acid sequence MLDDLLPYYEKELSHLRFLGQEFAAQYPKIASRLLIEGDNCEDPHTERLIEAFSFLSARVHKKLDDEFPEIVESFLEVLYPHYLRPTPSMSIVEFNMGRQEKVTESYRVARHTELHATPVDGIVCKFRTCYPVELWPVAVQSASFIEMERSAFNGHSADLIARLRIGLAATSDVLFGKMELDSLRFFLDGESTLMHQLYELLFNNLAKATLSFEDEGRTREVVLPAGALKSVGYGLDEGLVDYSERSFLGYRLLHEYFTFPDKFMFFDLSGFARILAGKEIAKVEINFYFSDYDLTDRLARLTQNIGRNNFKLNCTPIINLFRQQAEPIKLTHVQHEYAVTPDVRLQSSAEVVSIDRVRRVKKINGNDQVGTCHPFFEPRGDQGPGQSFWIARRRPTQSRQSDGSNMFIRVVDRDLELIDSNNDTLSIRLTCSNRDLPLMLPFGGERGDFNIPSNSVIKDIRCLRKPTATVRVPLGNGVIWRLISHLSLNHMSLVSKGREVLLELLSLYNYRNMSAIRKQINGIVSVTSEPVVARIGHPRPNFVRGVGITLKFDESQYTGSGVFLFGMVLDHFFGQYCSMNSFTQLTLRTLQREKRVVQWPPRTGDQPLV; translated from the coding sequence ATGCTCGACGATCTGCTGCCCTATTACGAGAAAGAACTCTCGCACCTGCGCTTTCTGGGCCAGGAGTTTGCTGCTCAATATCCGAAGATAGCTTCGCGGCTTCTGATTGAAGGTGATAATTGCGAAGATCCGCATACCGAGCGTCTGATCGAAGCGTTCTCGTTCCTGTCTGCGCGCGTGCACAAGAAACTCGATGATGAGTTTCCTGAGATCGTCGAGTCGTTCCTGGAGGTGCTGTACCCGCATTACCTGCGCCCTACACCCTCGATGTCGATTGTCGAGTTCAACATGGGCAGGCAGGAAAAGGTCACCGAGTCCTACCGCGTGGCCCGACACACAGAGCTGCACGCCACTCCGGTAGACGGCATCGTGTGCAAGTTTCGTACGTGCTACCCGGTCGAATTGTGGCCGGTTGCAGTACAAAGCGCTTCGTTCATTGAAATGGAGCGCTCGGCCTTCAATGGCCACAGCGCAGACCTGATCGCCCGTTTGCGTATCGGGCTGGCGGCTACCTCCGACGTCCTGTTCGGCAAGATGGAACTGGACAGCCTGCGCTTTTTCCTTGATGGCGAAAGCACGCTGATGCATCAACTGTATGAGCTGCTGTTCAACAACCTGGCCAAGGCCACTTTGTCATTCGAAGACGAAGGCCGCACTCGCGAAGTGGTGCTGCCTGCAGGTGCCTTGAAGTCTGTCGGCTACGGTCTGGATGAAGGGCTGGTGGATTACTCGGAACGTTCGTTTCTGGGGTATCGACTGCTGCATGAGTACTTCACCTTCCCTGATAAATTCATGTTCTTCGACCTGTCGGGCTTTGCCCGTATTCTGGCCGGCAAAGAAATCGCGAAAGTGGAAATCAATTTCTACTTTTCCGATTACGACCTGACGGACCGTCTGGCGCGCCTGACCCAGAACATCGGCCGTAACAACTTCAAGCTCAACTGCACGCCGATCATCAACCTGTTCCGCCAACAGGCCGAGCCAATCAAGCTGACCCACGTCCAGCATGAATATGCAGTCACGCCGGATGTACGCCTGCAAAGCTCCGCCGAAGTGGTCTCGATTGATCGTGTGCGCCGGGTGAAAAAAATCAATGGAAATGATCAGGTAGGCACCTGCCATCCGTTCTTTGAACCTCGCGGCGATCAAGGTCCCGGCCAGAGTTTCTGGATTGCCCGGCGACGTCCGACGCAGAGCCGGCAAAGCGATGGCTCGAACATGTTCATCCGCGTCGTGGATCGTGATCTGGAACTGATTGATTCCAACAACGACACGCTCAGTATCCGTCTGACGTGCAGCAACCGCGATTTGCCGCTGATGCTACCTTTTGGCGGCGAGCGCGGGGATTTCAACATCCCTTCCAACTCGGTGATCAAGGATATCCGCTGCCTGCGCAAACCCACTGCGACGGTGCGCGTGCCGCTGGGCAACGGCGTGATCTGGCGTCTTATTTCGCACCTGTCGCTTAACCACATGTCGCTGGTTTCGAAAGGGCGCGAAGTGCTGCTGGAACTGCTCTCGCTTTACAACTACCGCAACATGTCGGCGATTCGTAAACAGATCAACGGGATCGTATCGGTGACCAGTGAACCAGTCGTGGCGCGCATCGGGCATCCGCGCCCGAACTTCGTACGCGGCGTCGGCATCACACTGAAATTCGATGAAAGCCAGTACACCGGCAGCGGCGTGTTCCTGTTCGGCATGGTACTTGACCACTTCTTTGGTCAGTACTGCTCGATGAACAGCTTTACCCAATTAACCCTTCGCACCTTGCAGCGCGAAAAGAGAGTGGTCCAATGGCCCCCGCGAACAGGCGATCAACCCCTGGTCTGA
- the tssG gene encoding type VI secretion system baseplate subunit TssG, with translation MAPANRRSTPGLIDQARAEPHRFEFFQLVRLLRLHYSRNGRMDLETRPHEDPLRFRSQLSLNFPASEVSDLQFEREGKVSAAGLPLSEVQVTFMGLVGPSGVLPRPYTELLIDRHIQYRDDAAHAFLDIFSHRMTSLFYEAWQKYKFYIEYERSGTSNFDRYLLNLVGFGPEALKQKFDKGESPLRRELFSYFSGMFAQKPRNALNLEVMLSFYFSLPFKIQQFAGRWLKLDSGQCTQLGRKNAVLGQSAVAGNRVWDYQSCVRIEMGPLDLVDYQRFQPGTVDYRKLVELVRFYAGAELDFQIAPKLKREAVPVARLGRQGNVSLGWLGWLKRPGVDVEPSRCALFHIPFDGVSL, from the coding sequence ATGGCCCCCGCGAACAGGCGATCAACCCCTGGTCTGATAGACCAGGCAAGGGCTGAGCCGCACCGATTCGAATTTTTCCAGTTGGTGCGTTTGCTCCGCCTGCATTACAGCAGGAACGGGCGCATGGACCTGGAAACCAGGCCGCATGAGGACCCTTTGCGCTTTCGTTCACAACTGTCGCTCAACTTCCCGGCCAGTGAAGTCAGCGACCTGCAGTTTGAACGCGAAGGCAAAGTCTCGGCGGCAGGTTTGCCGCTGTCCGAAGTGCAAGTCACGTTCATGGGGCTGGTCGGGCCGTCCGGCGTTTTACCACGCCCGTACACTGAGTTGCTGATTGATCGACACATCCAGTATCGAGACGATGCTGCGCATGCGTTTCTGGATATTTTTTCGCATCGCATGACCTCGCTGTTTTACGAAGCGTGGCAGAAGTACAAGTTTTATATCGAGTACGAGCGTAGTGGCACCTCGAACTTTGATCGTTATTTGCTCAACTTGGTGGGTTTCGGACCCGAGGCGTTGAAGCAGAAATTCGACAAGGGCGAATCTCCATTGCGCCGCGAACTGTTTAGCTACTTCTCGGGGATGTTCGCCCAGAAGCCGCGCAACGCGTTGAACCTTGAGGTCATGCTGAGCTTTTACTTCTCCCTGCCCTTCAAGATCCAACAGTTTGCCGGGCGCTGGTTAAAACTCGACAGCGGTCAGTGCACCCAGTTAGGCCGCAAGAATGCCGTGCTGGGGCAAAGCGCGGTGGCTGGCAATCGCGTCTGGGACTACCAGTCGTGCGTGCGTATCGAAATGGGGCCTCTGGATCTGGTCGATTACCAGCGTTTTCAGCCAGGCACGGTGGACTACCGAAAACTGGTTGAACTGGTGCGTTTTTACGCGGGTGCCGAACTGGACTTCCAGATTGCACCGAAGCTCAAACGTGAAGCTGTACCTGTGGCCCGCCTGGGCCGCCAAGGCAATGTATCTCTGGGCTGGCTTGGCTGGCTCAAACGCCCCGGTGTCGACGTGGAGCCTTCCCGTTGCGCCCTTTTCCACATTCCTTTTGATGGGGTCTCCCTGTGA
- the tssH gene encoding type VI secretion system ATPase TssH has protein sequence MNLKSLFAKLNETSRTATESAAALCLSENHYDVEVEHLLLQLLDSNDNDLPVILRHYDVVPDRLQAQLVTALGTFKKGNTRTPALSPHITRMIEQAWVLASIEFGQSQIRTGHLLQALLDDDALRRVVIGSAPELEKINADDLRLNLSALVEGSPETKLSKPLANADASTGATTKGNGKTPALDQYTVNLTQSARDGRIDPVLGREFEVRQMVDILTRRRQNNPILTGEAGVGKTAVVEGLALRIVQGDVPSVLKGVAIHTLDLGLLQAGAGVKGEFENRLKSVIEETKRSLHPIILFIDEAHTLIGSGGQAGQNDAANLLKPALARGELRTIAATTWAEYKKYFEKDAALARRFQVVKVEEPDEDKAIHMLRGLLAKMQEHHKVTVMDEALVQAVRLSNRYITGRQLPDKAVSVLDTACARVALGQSAQPGALEDCKRHIDNLNAEIAVLEQETAKGSDHARRLTALHEELKTEQETRESLEQQWKRELELVEKLGTLSVAENGKPDAEQIAAVRAELAGVQGEQPLVHALVDGGTIGEVISGWTGIPLGKMLRDEIDTVQSLPALLGERVLGQDHALEEIGKRIKISRARMEDPNKPIGVFLLLGPSGVGKTETALALADTLYGGERNVITINMSEYQEAHTVSSLKGSPPGYVGYGEGGVLTEAVRRKPYSVVLLDEVEKAHPDVLELFFQVFDKGVLDDGEGREINFRNTVIILTSNTGTDRIMQWCLNTEQKSTPDDIVEGLRDELNQVFKPAFLGRLTIVPYYPVQDAILERIVGLKLERIRKRFERNHQAVLRYDEALIKAIASRCTEVDSGARNIDNILSKTLMPELAQRVLERMAQDKPIQSLTIDLGSDGDFAYTLT, from the coding sequence GTGAACCTGAAGTCCCTGTTCGCCAAGCTGAACGAAACGAGCCGCACGGCCACTGAAAGCGCCGCCGCGCTGTGCCTGTCTGAGAACCATTACGACGTTGAAGTCGAGCACTTGCTGCTGCAATTGCTGGATAGTAACGATAACGACCTGCCCGTGATCCTGCGTCACTACGATGTGGTGCCTGATCGCCTGCAAGCGCAGTTGGTCACAGCGCTGGGGACGTTCAAGAAAGGCAACACTCGGACGCCTGCCCTCTCGCCGCACATCACCCGCATGATCGAACAGGCCTGGGTATTGGCGTCAATCGAGTTCGGTCAGTCACAGATTCGTACCGGCCACCTTCTTCAGGCTTTGCTGGACGACGATGCACTGCGTCGCGTGGTCATCGGGTCCGCTCCGGAACTGGAGAAAATCAACGCGGACGATCTGCGCCTCAACTTGAGCGCGCTGGTCGAAGGCAGCCCCGAGACGAAGCTGAGCAAGCCGCTGGCGAACGCCGACGCAAGTACTGGCGCCACCACCAAGGGCAACGGAAAGACCCCAGCCCTGGACCAGTACACCGTCAACCTGACCCAGAGCGCCCGCGATGGGCGCATTGATCCGGTTCTGGGACGCGAATTCGAAGTACGGCAAATGGTCGACATCCTGACCCGCCGCCGTCAGAACAACCCGATCCTGACCGGCGAAGCGGGTGTGGGTAAAACGGCAGTGGTTGAAGGTCTGGCGCTGCGTATCGTGCAGGGCGACGTGCCGTCGGTGCTCAAGGGCGTCGCCATTCACACGCTGGATCTGGGGTTGTTGCAAGCCGGTGCCGGAGTCAAGGGTGAGTTCGAAAACCGTCTCAAATCAGTCATCGAGGAAACCAAGCGCAGCCTGCACCCGATCATCCTGTTCATCGATGAAGCCCATACGCTGATCGGCTCGGGCGGACAGGCAGGGCAGAACGACGCGGCCAACCTGCTCAAGCCCGCCTTGGCGCGTGGCGAACTGCGCACTATCGCGGCCACTACATGGGCAGAATACAAAAAGTATTTCGAAAAAGACGCCGCGCTGGCACGTCGCTTTCAGGTCGTGAAAGTCGAAGAGCCTGATGAAGACAAGGCCATCCACATGCTACGCGGGCTGCTGGCGAAGATGCAGGAGCACCATAAGGTAACGGTGATGGACGAAGCGCTGGTTCAGGCCGTGCGCCTTTCCAACCGCTACATTACCGGCCGCCAGTTGCCGGACAAGGCGGTCAGCGTACTCGACACCGCTTGCGCGCGCGTTGCGCTGGGCCAATCGGCGCAGCCAGGCGCGCTGGAAGACTGCAAGCGTCATATCGATAACCTGAATGCAGAAATCGCCGTGCTGGAGCAGGAAACCGCCAAAGGCAGCGATCACGCCCGCCGCCTGACCGCTCTTCACGAAGAGCTGAAAACCGAACAGGAAACTCGCGAGTCGCTGGAACAACAGTGGAAGCGTGAGCTGGAACTGGTCGAAAAGCTCGGCACGCTCAGCGTTGCGGAAAACGGCAAGCCGGATGCCGAGCAGATTGCCGCAGTGCGCGCCGAACTGGCCGGCGTTCAGGGCGAGCAGCCACTGGTCCATGCGCTGGTGGACGGTGGCACGATTGGCGAAGTGATTTCCGGCTGGACCGGGATCCCGCTGGGCAAGATGTTGCGCGACGAAATCGACACCGTGCAAAGCCTGCCTGCACTGCTGGGCGAACGCGTTCTGGGGCAGGATCACGCGCTGGAAGAGATCGGCAAGCGCATCAAGATTTCCCGTGCCCGCATGGAAGACCCGAACAAGCCAATCGGCGTATTCCTGCTGCTGGGTCCGAGCGGTGTCGGCAAGACCGAAACTGCGTTGGCTCTGGCTGACACCCTGTATGGCGGCGAGCGTAATGTCATCACCATCAACATGTCCGAATACCAGGAAGCCCATACGGTATCGAGTCTGAAAGGCTCCCCGCCCGGCTACGTCGGTTACGGCGAAGGTGGTGTGCTCACCGAAGCCGTGCGTCGCAAGCCTTACAGCGTGGTCCTGCTCGACGAAGTGGAAAAAGCCCACCCAGACGTGCTTGAGCTGTTTTTTCAGGTCTTCGACAAAGGTGTTCTGGACGACGGCGAAGGTCGCGAGATCAACTTCCGCAATACCGTGATCATCCTCACGTCCAATACCGGCACTGACCGCATCATGCAGTGGTGCCTGAACACCGAGCAGAAATCGACACCCGATGACATCGTGGAAGGTCTGCGCGACGAGTTGAATCAGGTGTTCAAACCGGCGTTTTTGGGTCGTCTCACCATCGTGCCGTATTACCCGGTTCAGGACGCCATTCTGGAGCGCATCGTCGGCCTGAAGCTGGAGCGCATCCGCAAGCGTTTCGAGCGCAATCATCAGGCAGTGCTGCGTTACGACGAAGCGCTGATCAAGGCCATTGCTTCGCGTTGCACGGAAGTCGACAGCGGTGCGCGCAACATCGACAACATTCTGTCCAAGACCCTAATGCCGGAGCTCGCCCAGCGGGTGCTGGAGCGAATGGCGCAGGACAAACCGATTCAGAGCCTGACCATCGATCTGGGCAGCGATGGCGACTTCGCTTACACCCTGACCTGA
- the tssJ gene encoding type VI secretion system lipoprotein TssJ: MNKRLQGNCSSKPALARCLAVLAMMMALSACGVTDRVAKRMDDTWAGDMMFGDNEKVILTTDGGNQLNPDEYGKPLSVVVRVYQLASLERFESVDADSLWDNPQKALGNTLVESKELILLPGMGQTDQWPLSPNASYVGIAAFFRTDENSRWKVAFDANTLRKDGIWFSSDGVRVLVDNNYILAARGVDVLNRLKTEEQFNKANSLPEKPANKTLTDRAQDAAVQQAQDSASSSAKKAADSQFNSLLEGAK, from the coding sequence ATGAATAAAAGACTTCAAGGTAATTGTTCCTCGAAGCCAGCCTTGGCAAGGTGCCTGGCTGTTCTGGCAATGATGATGGCGCTGTCCGCATGCGGCGTGACAGACCGTGTCGCCAAGCGCATGGATGACACGTGGGCTGGCGACATGATGTTTGGTGATAACGAAAAGGTCATCCTGACGACTGATGGCGGTAACCAGCTCAATCCCGATGAGTACGGTAAACCGCTATCGGTAGTAGTGCGCGTGTATCAGTTGGCCTCTCTGGAGCGCTTTGAGTCCGTCGACGCCGACAGCCTCTGGGATAATCCGCAAAAGGCGCTGGGCAACACGCTGGTCGAGAGCAAGGAGCTGATTCTGCTGCCAGGCATGGGACAGACCGATCAATGGCCGCTGAGCCCGAATGCCTCATACGTGGGCATCGCGGCGTTCTTCCGTACTGACGAAAACAGCCGCTGGAAAGTAGCGTTCGACGCCAATACGTTGCGCAAGGACGGTATCTGGTTCTCGTCCGACGGTGTGCGTGTACTGGTGGACAACAACTACATCCTCGCGGCGCGTGGCGTGGACGTACTGAACAGACTCAAGACGGAAGAGCAGTTCAACAAAGCCAATTCCTTGCCGGAAAAACCCGCCAATAAAACCCTTACCGATCGTGCGCAGGATGCAGCGGTACAGCAAGCCCAGGACTCTGCAAGCAGCTCCGCGAAAAAAGCGGCGGACTCACAATTCAATTCTCTGTTGGAAGGCGCCAAATGA
- the tssK gene encoding type VI secretion system baseplate subunit TssK encodes MSKQSRVMWSEGMFLLPQHFQYQDEFHQHQLAESTLRSTPFHWGVQTLEVDVEALATGSLQLKRLKLVFPDGSLYDAPQHDPLPAARDLKNLIKGGEIKVYAALKLPEPFGLNYVEDGQEQKSARRFRKQFDTLPDLNEGDLENEITSLRLNVVMLVDGDSLDGYSYCPIARLARNNIGGFNLDAHFVHPTLHVGTHETLVGLGRRLISVLQAKSKALSGRRRERADQIAEFGSSDVTLFWLLNTVNRAYPQLAHLLAHPRLHPERLYLFLAELAGGLLTFSLDTQLTDIPDYDHQDPAASLVKLDELVRLLLENVIPNQCIVINLSQVRPSYWQGQLLDPRLTEADFYISVHADMPGSSLLELVPRAFKVGSPEDIEVVVNSAMPGVTLNHSTRLPNAIPVRLDNHYFSIEPHGRVYERMMEAQAISFYAPSAFTNLKLELLAVLK; translated from the coding sequence ATGAGTAAACAAAGCCGCGTGATGTGGTCGGAAGGTATGTTCCTTTTGCCGCAACATTTCCAATATCAGGATGAGTTTCACCAACATCAGCTTGCTGAGTCGACACTGCGTTCCACGCCCTTTCACTGGGGTGTGCAAACGCTGGAAGTCGACGTAGAGGCGCTGGCGACCGGGTCCCTGCAACTGAAGCGCCTGAAACTGGTGTTCCCGGACGGCAGTCTTTACGACGCGCCGCAGCACGACCCGCTGCCCGCCGCGCGCGACCTGAAAAACCTGATCAAAGGCGGAGAGATCAAGGTTTATGCAGCGCTGAAACTGCCTGAGCCTTTTGGGCTGAACTACGTTGAAGACGGCCAGGAACAGAAAAGTGCCCGTCGCTTTCGTAAACAATTCGACACGCTGCCGGACCTCAACGAAGGCGATCTGGAAAACGAGATCACCAGCCTGCGCCTGAATGTGGTGATGCTGGTCGATGGCGACAGTCTGGACGGTTACAGCTACTGCCCGATTGCGCGACTGGCGCGTAACAACATCGGCGGCTTCAACCTTGATGCGCACTTTGTGCATCCGACCTTGCATGTGGGCACTCACGAAACACTGGTCGGCCTCGGCAGGCGCCTGATCAGCGTGCTGCAAGCCAAGAGCAAGGCGCTCTCGGGCCGCCGCCGCGAGCGTGCCGACCAGATCGCCGAGTTCGGCTCCAGCGACGTCACCCTGTTCTGGCTCCTGAACACCGTCAACCGTGCCTATCCGCAACTGGCCCATCTGCTGGCGCATCCACGTCTGCACCCGGAGCGCCTGTATCTTTTTCTGGCGGAACTGGCGGGTGGCCTGCTGACATTCTCGCTGGACACGCAACTCACCGACATTCCGGATTACGATCATCAGGATCCAGCCGCCTCGTTGGTAAAACTCGACGAGCTGGTTCGTCTGCTGCTTGAAAACGTGATCCCGAACCAGTGCATTGTCATCAACCTGAGCCAGGTCAGGCCTTCGTACTGGCAGGGCCAGTTGCTGGATCCGCGTCTTACCGAAGCGGACTTTTACATCTCGGTACACGCCGATATGCCCGGCTCCAGCCTGCTGGAACTGGTGCCTCGTGCGTTCAAGGTCGGTTCGCCGGAAGACATCGAAGTGGTCGTCAACAGCGCCATGCCGGGCGTCACACTGAACCACTCGACACGCCTGCCAAATGCAATTCCGGTGCGTCTGGACAATCATTATTTCTCCATCGAGCCTCATGGGCGGGTGTACGAGCGAATGATGGAAGCGCAGGCCATTTCCTTCTACGCGCCCAGCGCGTTTACCAATCTCAAGCTTGAACTGTTGGCGGTGCTTAAATGA
- the icmH gene encoding type IVB secretion system protein IcmH/DotU, which yields MTEAVMQGAAAAATEKPTLKDLVRDFITMALIVRRGRQAISVIAFESSVDSFFADLERQARSANYSVEQVKDAQYALCAFLDESVLRSGDNDMRRHFEMEPLQFRYFGVHLAGEGFFEKIELLRADVKKNLDVLEVYHLCLALGFEGKFGLGQKDQLRYLANTLGQDIARYRKTPKALSPDWALPDQVSQMLRHEVPVWLYLVLIALVCLGVYLTLDWLLGKDVAALAEHISQLFNA from the coding sequence ATGACTGAAGCCGTGATGCAAGGTGCCGCTGCGGCTGCTACCGAAAAACCTACGCTCAAAGACCTGGTACGTGACTTCATCACCATGGCGCTGATTGTCCGTCGCGGCCGCCAGGCGATCTCGGTCATCGCGTTCGAATCCAGCGTCGATTCTTTTTTTGCCGATCTGGAGCGTCAGGCGCGCAGCGCCAACTACAGCGTCGAACAGGTCAAGGACGCCCAGTACGCACTGTGCGCATTCCTGGATGAGAGCGTGCTGCGCTCGGGCGACAACGACATGCGTCGCCACTTCGAAATGGAGCCGCTGCAATTCCGTTATTTCGGTGTTCACCTGGCGGGCGAAGGCTTCTTCGAGAAAATCGAACTGCTGCGCGCCGACGTAAAAAAGAACCTGGATGTGCTTGAGGTGTATCACTTGTGCCTGGCACTGGGTTTCGAAGGCAAATTCGGGCTTGGTCAGAAGGACCAACTGCGCTACCTGGCCAACACACTGGGCCAGGACATCGCACGCTACCGCAAGACGCCAAAGGCGCTGTCACCTGATTGGGCATTGCCTGACCAGGTGTCGCAGATGCTTCGCCATGAAGTTCCGGTATGGCTTTACCTGGTGCTCATCGCCCTCGTGTGCCTGGGCGTCTATCTGACGCTGGACTGGTTGCTGGGCAAAGACGTGGCCGCGTTGGCCGAACATATCAGCCAACTGTTCAATGCTTGA